A segment of the bacterium genome:
GGAGGCTGTCCGTGAACCTGCCCACATAGACGGCAGTACCGTAACCGCCGGTCAGTGGGATCTCCCTGACCAGCCTTAGTTTGTTGTCCAGAATCCTCATAGTATCGTCTCTGCCGGTCAGGGCGAGCCTCGGCTGGCCCGCCCGATCGGAAAAACCCACGCATGATGCATTGAGTTGTCCGTACTGAGCCGAGAGAACGCATCCCCCGTTGGAGGCATCCAGGACAAACAGACTGTCGGGCTGTGCGCCAGGGATCGCACAACCGCGCTCGACTACGAGGACTTGTGGAGTGCCAGCCGCCGTCTTGCCGAACCACGCAACCTGGGCCTCCTGACCGTAGGAACCGATGTCCCGCCGCCACTTCTCGCGGCCATCGCCGCCAACGCAAGCGACGTATGTAAGCGTGTCTGGCGGGTCATACCCGGGCGGCCGGTTCCCCGGTGCCAACGAACCGACGATAACTTCAGGCTTCCCGTCATTATCGACATCTCCGACAAGAAAGTTGCTCGGGTTCGGGCCCATCTCGTAGTACCAGAGGCGTTTGCCCGTTGCCCAGTCAATGGCGAAGATCCCTCTGGGCTGGAGGTCGAATCCTACCGCGACGGAGACGACCAGTTCTTTCCTGCCGTCCCCACCCAGATCATGTAGTTCGACTTGGCGGATGGCCCCATCCCACCAGTCGGGGGCTACTAGGCTGCGACCGCCCGCAACGGAGATTTCGCGCCTCGGCCAGAGGTCGTAGACGAAAGCGGAGTCTCCGCGGTCGTAGCTCACCCACACAGTGTCTCCGTTGATCCCGCCAGCCGAAGCTCCTCGTGACAGGGTCCCCTCCTTGAAGACGCGCGACCCAGATGCGACGTCGAAGTTCTGGTCGTACGCAACGACGTAGAAATCGCTGGCAAGCGTGAGAAGCTCGTCGACGGAATCACCGTTGACATCAATCGGGAAGACTGCGAGCAGTTTGTGCTCCCAAAGGAGATTGATATCAGCAGGCATGAGCCTGGCTGAGGAGAGGCCAGCCAGCATCAGTATCCCCAGAACGCCACGCCACACGGCGACATGGCGCGCTGCCATCCCCCAATGGTGAAACAGGCGGGGGCCGGTGAAGACCATCACCGTGCCGCGCTCGTCCGCGTCGCGGATAGTGCGTGCGTCGCGATTTCCGAGTTTCAGTCTCATCTCACCTGCCAAGGCCAGGTGGGTTTGAGGTTCCACGCAGAATTGTAGGCGCGTGGGAAGTGAAGTCAAGCAGACGGAGGCGCGTGCGAAAGTGGGACCGGGAAACTGGTCGAAGGGTCGGCCGGGCGTGAGCACAACGGGTCAGATGGCGCGGCTAGAACATGATGTCGAGGACCTAGCCACGGGGATCCAGGAGCAGCGTGCGAGTGGCCAACTACGAAAGTCCAAGGGAAGGCGAAGGACCACGATGCACGCGGGGCGCGCAAGTGAAGAACTGAGGGCCGGTGCGCGGGCAGGAGCGGGTGCTGTTGCGGAGGCTGCTGCGGATGCGGGAACGAGGGCCGGAGCGGCTGCTGTTCACCGGGCTGTTGCAGGCACCGGAGCGGGCGCTGTTGCGGTGGCTGTTGCGGTAGCCGCAGCGGAGGCTGGTGCGGCGGCTGTAGCGAGTGGAGAAGCGAGGGCTGTTCAAGGCGGCGGACCCATGCCTGTTGCGGGTGTTGTTGCGGTTGGACGAGCGGCTGATGTAGCGAGAGCGGCGCCAGAGGTCGTTCAGGAGGATTGAGCGGCGGTCGTTCCTTGCGCCGTTGCGGTGCCTGCAGCGAGTCCGGGAGCGAGGCCTGCACCGGGGGCCGCAGCTTCCCCTACCGTCCAGGGGATACTGAAGACCGGACAGTTCAGAGTCCAGAATTCAGAGACCAGAACTCTCAGCAGGAGAAGGAGTTGGGACGCGACGGCGCGGGCGAAGTCAGAAGGCAGAGGCCAAGGGCCAAAAGTCAAAACTGGGGACGTGGAACAATGAGCGGAGGGACTCCGGGGCCACAGAGAGGGCAGAAAGAACTGAGGGTCTCGTGACACTCGACAACCGAGCGTAACTCAATTGCTCTCGGTCGGTTAAACACTGTCGGGTCGCGGAGAGTCCGCATATAGGGGTCGCCTGGGGGCTAGCCTTCGGAGAAGGAATAGCCTAAGGTTAAGACTGAGGTTAAGAAGCAGGTTTGAAGGGAGCTTTCAGACGAGCTTTGCCGCGAGCTTTCTATAGAGCTTTGTAGCAAGCGATGTGAGAAGCGATGCGCTGAGCTTTGAGATGATCGATGAACGATGCGATGTGATGAGCTTTGAACTGAGCAATGGAAGATGCTATGAAGTACGCTTTCGAGTTTGCTTTCTAAGGTACTTTCCGACGAACTCTGAGTCGAGCTTTCTGGCGAGCCTTCAAGGGTATTTCAGATTCGAGATTGATGATTGCAGATTGCGGATTGGCGGGCGGGGCGATGTTGTGCGTCGAGTTCCCGGGCGGCGGGACTGGCGCGGCCGGGCGTCAATGCCAGCGGGCGCGTCAATGACGCGCCCGCGCAATTGGATCGAGCCGGACTAGGCTTCGGCCTTAGCCATCGCCCGGGTCGCCGCCTCGGCGGCCAGCGATTCCTTCGCCACGGTCACTACGCCGGCGAAGTCCTCGGGCGCATCGATTGCCATCTCCGACAGCACGAACCGGTCCATTGTAATCCCGGCGAGTTTGAGGCCGTGGATGAACTTGGAGTAGCTGAGCTCCAGCGGTTTCAGCGCGGCGCCCAGCCGGATAATCGCGAGCGACCGGAACGTACGCTTCTTGCGCCGGCGCTCTTTGTAGCCGGAAACGCCGGCATGGACTACCGCCTGATGTGCGGTCCGGAAAAGCCTGGACCTGCCGCCCCAGTAGCCTCTCGCATCTTTGAGCCACTTCTTGCGGCGCTGCTTGGTATACGGGCCGTTCTTTACTCTCGGCATCCTGTCTCCTTATTTGTAGGGAACAAGCTCGCTTAGCCGCCTGGCCCTTTCGCCGTCCAGGACTGTCGGCACGTTCAAGCCGCGCTTTCTCCGCTTGCTCTTGGATGAGTTGTTGTGGCTCCGGTTGGAGTTCCGGTACAGGAACTTGCCTCCGGCGGTGCGCTTGATGCGCTTCTTCAGCGAACTGAGGGACTTGGTCTTCTGCTTCATTTTGGCACCAGCATCATCTGGATTGATTTTCTTCCTTCGGTCTGCAGTCGGGGTGGCGCTTCCACGCGGGCGACGTCAGACAGGTCCTGGCTCAGGCGGTCCATCAGTTTCATGCCGAGGTCGGCGTGAACGATTTCGCGGCCGCGGACGAACAGCGTAATCCGAATGCGGTCCTTGTCGGCGAGGAACTCGCGCATCTTGCGGATCTTCACTTCGTAGTCACCGGGTCCGATCTTCATCTTCATGCGCATTTCCCTGACCTCGGTGGCATGCTGCTTCTTCTTGGATTCGCGCAGCCGGACCTTCTGTTCGTAGAGGTATCGGCCGAAGTCGACGATGCCTGCGACCGGTGGTTCCTCGGTCGGCACGAGGACGACCAGGTCGAGGCCCTGCCGGCGCGCCAGACCGACGGCGTCGCGGGTCGGCAGGATGCCGATGAGCTTTTTGTCGGAGCCGATGACCTTGACATATGGTACGCGTATCTGTTCGTTTACTCTGGGCCTGTCTTTGAAAGCGTCGCGAGCAACTTTACCCGGGTACGTTGTTTTCCTCCTTGATTTGGGCGAGCGCCGCCTCGACTGAAACCGCACCGAGATTGCCCTTGCCGTGACGGCGAACCGACACGGTGCCCTGCGCGGCCTCGCGGCCGCCCACTACGAGCATGAAGGGGATCTTTTGGCGTTCGGCTTCACTGACTTTGAGGTTTATCTTATCAGACTTCAGATCGATTTCAACTCTTATCCCGGCGGCTTCGAGCTTCTGCCCCACCTCGCGCGCATAGCCGATTTCGGTGTCGGTCACCGACAGCACGCGCGCCTGTACCGGCGCGAGCCAGACCGGGAACGCGCCGCCAAAGTGCTCGACCAGTATCCCCATGAAGCGCTCAATGCCGCCGAGGATGGTGCGGTGCACGAGGTACACGGGGTGGTGCTGCCCGTCCTGGCCCATGTAGTTGAGGTTGAAACGGACGCCCTCGTTGAAGTCGAACTGGCAGGTCGGGCACTGCCATTCGCGGCCGAGCGAGTCGAGCAGCTTGATGTCAATCTTGGGACCGTAGAAGACCGCCTCGCCCTCGGCCCGTTTGTAGGGCAGGCCGACGCGATCGAGCGCACGGATGAGCGACTGCTCGCCCAGGTTCCATTGCTCGTCGGTGCCGAGGTACTTGTCCAGGTGCTTAGGGTCACGCACCGACAGGTCGACCTTGAACTTCTCGAAGCCGAACGCCCGAAGCATCTTCACCGAGAGGCTGACCACGCCGAAGACCTCGTCCTCGACCTGCTCGGGCGTGCAGAAGATGTGCGCGTCGTCCTGGGTGAACCCGCGCACCCGCATCATGCCATGGAGCACGCCTGACCGCTCGCGGCGGTAGACCGTGCCCCATTCGCCCATGCGCAGGGGCAGGTCGCGGTAGGAGTGCACCTTGGTGCGGTAGATGAGCATGTGACCGGGGCAGTTCATCGGCTTCAGCACGTATTGCTCTTCCTCGACGTCGAGCACGTACATGTTCTCGGCATAGTAGTCGAGGTGGCCCGATGTCCGCCACAGGCCGGCGCGGGCGATGTGCGGAGTGAGGACGAGCTGGTATCCGGCGGCGAGGTGCTCCTTCTCCCAGTATTGCTGGATCAGGCGGCGGACGGTCGCACCCTTGGGGTGCCAGAACGCCAGACCGGCTCCGGCCTCCTCGTGGAAGCTGAACAGGTCGAGCGCGGGTCCGAGCTTGCGATGGTCCCGTCGCTTGGCCTCTTCCAGCCGGTCGAGATACTCCTTGAGCATTTCCTTCGACGGAAAGGCCACGCCGTAAACGCGCGACAGCATTCGGTTCTTCTCGTCAGCATGCCAGTATGCGCCTGCAACCGAGAGCAGCTTCACGGCCTTTATCTTGCCGGTGCTGGTGACGTGCGGGCCCCGGCACAGGTCCACGAAATCGCCTTGCTCGTATACCGAGATGCTCTCGTCGGGTATGCCTTCAATCAGCTCCAGCTTGTACGATTCGTCTCGGGTCTTGAAGAGATCAATCGCATCCTTGCGCGGCAGGAACTTGTGGACAATGGGAATCTTCTGCTTGGCGAGTTCGTACATCCGCTCTTCGATCTTCGCAAGGTCAGTCTCGGTGAACGGCTTCTCCACGTCGAAGTCGTAGTAGAAACCTTCGGGGACTGCCGGACCGATGGTGACCTTGGCACTCGGATAGAGCTGCTTCACCGCCTGCGCCATCAGGTGGGACGCGGAATGCCAGTAGACCTCGCGCCCCTCTTCCGAGTCGTAGGCCACCGGTTCGACCCGGGCGTCTTGTTCGAGACGGAAGGTCAGATCCACAAGCCGGCCGTCAACCCTGGCCGCTACCGCGTTCGGGTCGGCAAGGACCTGGCCGACGGCAACACCCGGCTCAAGTTGCCGAGCCTCGCCACTTACCGTGACGTTTATCACGGGGCAATCATAGCGCGACTCGTGCGAGTGTCAACCAAGGCGCGGCGAGCGGATGGGTTTCCGGTTACCAGGTACCAGTTGCCGGTAGACTGATCAGGCCACCTTGAGACTGAACACTGGAAACTGGTCACTGGACACTTGCCCGTCGCTTGATTCACCTTGCGCCGACGCTACAATGTGGCCACTTGAGCCCCACACCAACACGACGTTCAGCACGGACCGCGTCTGGCCACTCGCCATTCCGCATGGGCCTCGGCTTCGACGCCCACGAAATGGTGCGGGGCCGTCCGCTGATGCTCGGCGGCGTCCACGTTCCGTCGGAGCAAGGCCTTGCCGGCCACTCCGATGCCGACGTGCTCCTGCACGCCCTGACCGACGCCCTGCTCGGAGCGCTGGCGTTGCCCGACATTGGCACCCTTTTCCCGGATACGGACGCGAAGTGGAAGGATGCGGCCAGCGAGTTGATGCTCAGGGAGGCATATCGGCGCGTGAAGGCTAGAGGGTATCGGCTCGTCAATGCTGACTGCGTTCTCGTCTGCGACCGGCCCAAGCTGTCTCCGCACTCCGACGCGATACGCGAAAGCATCGCCCGCATGCTCTCCGTACCGGCCGGCAACATTGGCCTGAAGGCCAAGACCACCGAAGGCACGCTCCTGGCTCTCAAGGCCAAGAGCATCGCGGCAATGGCGGTCGTGCTGGTAGCCCCGGCTCGCCCATGATCCCCCTCCGCGACGACATCCGCTCCGAGAAGCGGCCATACGTCACATGGGGGCTGATAGCAGTCTGCACCCTCGTATTCATACGACAGACGCTCACCGAGTTCAAGGACCCGGCTGCCGGCGACCTGATCGTTCGCACCTACGGAATGGTGCCCGCGGTCATCGTGTCGGGTCATCGCCTCTACACCCTCTTCACATCGATGTTCCTCCACGGCGGCTTCTTCCACATCATCGGCAACATGCTCTACCTCTGGATATTCGGCGACAATGTCGAGGATGCTTTCGGCCACTTTTGGTTCCTGATCGTCTACCTGCTTACCGGCGTGGCCGGAAGCCTGCTCCAGATTGTGCTCATGCCCGGCTCGTCGGTCCCGACCATCGGCGCATCGGGCGCGATATCCGGAGTGATGGGCGCGTACTTCGTGCTCTACCCGCGGGCGCGGGTCCTGACCCTGATCCCTATATTCTTCTTTATCCGCCTCATCTACCTGCCGGCCCCGCTTCTGCTCGGGTTCTGGATTCTGTTCCAGGTGCTGTACGGATGCAGTTCGGCGCCGGGCATGGGCGGCGGTGTGGCCTACTTTGCCCACATCGGCGGATTCGTTGCCGGTCTCATACTGGGGCTGGCCGTGCGGAACCGGGTGCGCCGGCCCTGGTATGAAATCAGCTAGCCGGCTGCTCCTCGCAGCTTTGCTGGCCGGTCTCGCGCTGCGTCTCTGCCTGCTGCTGGCCCCTACCGCCTCTTTCGCGACCAAGGTGCTTGAGCCGACCGGTGACTCGCCCGAGTATGTGCGGCTCGCCGGCAACATCGTCCACGGTCATGGCTTCTCTCAGGATTCGATGCCGCCGTACCGACCCGACGTCCTTCGCACGCCCGTCTACCCCATGTTCCTCGCCCTGCCCCTGGCCGTCCTCGGCTCGTCGCTGGTCTGGCCATTGCTGCTCCAGTTGTTGCTTTCCCTTGCTACCATCTGGCTGACACGGAGGCTTGCGCTTGAGCTTGGGCTTGCGCCGGCTGCGGCCTCGCTTGCCGCGCTGCTGGTCGCACTGAGCCCGAACCTTGTCTTCTACTCGATCAAACTCACGACGGAGACGCTCTCCGCCCTGCTGCTGCTTACGACGCTGCTGCTCATCAACCGGTTCCGAGTTCTTCACCGCTGGCAGGAACATGCAGCCTCAGGTATCTGCTGCGGCCTGCTCATCCTGACCCGTCCCATCGCCGTCTTCTTGCCGTTACTCCTCGCCATCTGCATCCTCTGGCTACGTATCATGAAAGTGGCGACTCCCGGCGGAAAACAGGGACTGTCCCGCGCTGAGTCCGACGCAAGCGCTCCGAGGGACTGTCACTCGTTTTCCGCCATCCAAGGGACTGTTCTCGGAACCTCCCCTGCTTTCGTCAGGAATTGGAGATTGGCAATTGGGAACTCCGTTCTGTTCCTCGCCTGCACTTCTCTCGTCGTCCTGCCCTGGGTCATCCGCAATCGACACGCCGGCGGGAAGTACACAATCTCAACCGCGTTCGACTACAACATCTGCGAGTACAGCGGCGCGCTGACCCTTGCCGCCGACAGGCTGATATCGGTAGATGACGCGCGCGACTCGCTGGCAGCCCGGGCACAGGCGCGGTTCGGTCCGCTCGATACCAATGCGCAGGTTTCGTACTGGGCGTCGATGGCCAAAGCAGGTCGGCAGCAGATTTCGGCCCGACCGCTTCTGGCCGTCAAAATACACGCAGCCGGCAGCGCGGGCGGACTACTGATGCCGCTCAGCGTTCGGTCCCTGCGCGTGTTCGCCGGAGCGAACCCGCAGACAGACACGACCGGAGAGCGGCACGTCGCACAGCGAACAGTCCAGTTCGTGGCTCGCGGCAGAATCGGACAGGCCCTCGCGCTCATCTGGAGGGACCGGCTCGCCTCGATGCCGGCGCCGGCCGTTGGCATCCTGCTCTGCGCCGTGCTCTTCCACGCGACACTTCTCATTGCCTTCGCGATAGGCGTGTTCCTGCGGCGCTCGCGTCGCTTGCTCTGGCTGCTCCTGCCGATACTCTACTTCGTGCTCTCCACCGGCCCGGTTGGTGAAGCCCGATTCCGCGTCCCCATCGAGCCGCTCCTCTGCATCATCGCGGCCGTGGCTCTGACCCGGCCGCACCAGGCGCAAACCAAATCGCAATGAACGCGACTCCGGGCCCGGACCGCAAGCGCGTGGCTGCAGCCGACCCGCTCCCTCCGGTCGACAGCTCTGAGCTTGATGTCCATCGTCAGGCATCCGACTTCCTCTTCATGGCGCTACTCCTCGTCATTCTGACCCGACTCGCGTTCATACTCCTGCCGCGCGTCCCGGTCGAAACCAAAGCAGTGGCATCAATCGGGGACAGCGGCGAATACATCGCCCTTGCCCGGAACCTCGTGGCCCATCACACCTTTAGCCGCGATGTCGCGCCGCCGTGGCGTCCCGAACTCTTCCGCACGCCCGCCTACCCGCTGCTGCTGACAATCCCATACATCATCAACCAGCCGGCTTCCCTGGGCCCCCGCCGCGGACTATACCCGCTTCGTCTGCCTCGCTTCATCCTCTTCAGCCTGATCCTGCAGTTTCTACTTTCAATGCTCACCGTCTGGCTCACGTGGCGGCTTGGGCTTGAGCTTGAGCTTGGGCCGGTTCCGGCCGCTCTGGCCGCGCTGCTCGTCGGGCTCAGCCCGAACCTCGCATTCCTATCGTCCAAGCTGATTTCCGAGGCCCTGTTCATCCCGCTGCTCCTCATCTTTGTCCTGCTGTTCAACCGCTTCCGCAGTACCGGACGTGCCGCTGACATCATCGCCGCGGGCATCTGCACGGGTCTCCTCATTCTCACCCGCCCGATCGCCACCTTTTTTCCTCTACTGCTTGCGGTCTACATCTTCTGGCTGGCGGCGCGCAGGAGGAAGTGGGTCACGGGAATCAGCAACGCGGTGCTCCTCCTCGCTGTTACCTCCGTGACCATCTTACCCTGGGTCATCCGCAACGGCGTCCGCACCGGCCGCTACATCATCTCCACCGCGTCGGAGCACAACGTCTACTTATACGACGCCGCGACTGTGCTGGCTGCGGAGAACGGCACGACTATCGCGCAGGCACGCGACTCAATGATGGCGCAGGCGGTAAGACAGTTCGGGCAGATTGACACGAACGACGAGGCGACCATGTGGCAGAAGCTGGCCGCGGTTGCCCGGCCGCATCTGCTCCGCAGACCCGCGCTCGCGGCTTCGGTGTGGCTGATGGGAGTGGCCGAAGATTTCGTGAGTCCGATCAGCATGGGCCCGCTGCTGATTCACGCCGGGGGTCTGCCCGCGCAGGGCAGCGCCAACCTGTTTCAGTCGTCGCTCGGCCTGCTTGCCAAAGGGAAGGTCATTCAGGCGTTCCGGACCGCATGGCAGGTGCGGCTAAGCGGTGCCTCGACGTTCATCCTCGCGGTCCTGGCACTTGCGGCCTTGTTCAACTTCATTCTCATCATGTTCGGGCTTGTAAGCCTCTTCCTGCGGCGCACCCGCGGCCTGCTCTGGCTCCTCCTGCCGATTCTCTACTTCACGCTTGTGACCGGCACGGTCGGTGACGCCCGATTCCGCGCCCCAATCGAGCCCCTCCTCTGCTTCTTC
Coding sequences within it:
- a CDS encoding rhomboid family intramembrane serine protease, coding for MIPLRDDIRSEKRPYVTWGLIAVCTLVFIRQTLTEFKDPAAGDLIVRTYGMVPAVIVSGHRLYTLFTSMFLHGGFFHIIGNMLYLWIFGDNVEDAFGHFWFLIVYLLTGVAGSLLQIVLMPGSSVPTIGASGAISGVMGAYFVLYPRARVLTLIPIFFFIRLIYLPAPLLLGFWILFQVLYGCSSAPGMGGGVAYFAHIGGFVAGLILGLAVRNRVRRPWYEIS
- a CDS encoding glycosyltransferase family 39 protein, translated to MNATPGPDRKRVAAADPLPPVDSSELDVHRQASDFLFMALLLVILTRLAFILLPRVPVETKAVASIGDSGEYIALARNLVAHHTFSRDVAPPWRPELFRTPAYPLLLTIPYIINQPASLGPRRGLYPLRLPRFILFSLILQFLLSMLTVWLTWRLGLELELGPVPAALAALLVGLSPNLAFLSSKLISEALFIPLLLIFVLLFNRFRSTGRAADIIAAGICTGLLILTRPIATFFPLLLAVYIFWLAARRRKWVTGISNAVLLLAVTSVTILPWVIRNGVRTGRYIISTASEHNVYLYDAATVLAAENGTTIAQARDSMMAQAVRQFGQIDTNDEATMWQKLAAVARPHLLRRPALAASVWLMGVAEDFVSPISMGPLLIHAGGLPAQGSANLFQSSLGLLAKGKVIQAFRTAWQVRLSGASTFILAVLALAALFNFILIMFGLVSLFLRRTRGLLWLLLPILYFTLVTGTVGDARFRAPIEPLLCFFAAVALIRPPRPAPSRTQAQPVRRTANLDEGSCSVGLAQPGIRPTA
- the ispF gene encoding 2-C-methyl-D-erythritol 2,4-cyclodiphosphate synthase; this encodes MGLGFDAHEMVRGRPLMLGGVHVPSEQGLAGHSDADVLLHALTDALLGALALPDIGTLFPDTDAKWKDAASELMLREAYRRVKARGYRLVNADCVLVCDRPKLSPHSDAIRESIARMLSVPAGNIGLKAKTTEGTLLALKAKSIAAMAVVLVAPARP
- the rplT gene encoding 50S ribosomal protein L20 codes for the protein MPRVKNGPYTKQRRKKWLKDARGYWGGRSRLFRTAHQAVVHAGVSGYKERRRKKRTFRSLAIIRLGAALKPLELSYSKFIHGLKLAGITMDRFVLSEMAIDAPEDFAGVVTVAKESLAAEAATRAMAKAEA
- a CDS encoding glycosyltransferase family 39 protein; this translates as MKSASRLLLAALLAGLALRLCLLLAPTASFATKVLEPTGDSPEYVRLAGNIVHGHGFSQDSMPPYRPDVLRTPVYPMFLALPLAVLGSSLVWPLLLQLLLSLATIWLTRRLALELGLAPAAASLAALLVALSPNLVFYSIKLTTETLSALLLLTTLLLINRFRVLHRWQEHAASGICCGLLILTRPIAVFLPLLLAICILWLRIMKVATPGGKQGLSRAESDASAPRDCHSFSAIQGTVLGTSPAFVRNWRLAIGNSVLFLACTSLVVLPWVIRNRHAGGKYTISTAFDYNICEYSGALTLAADRLISVDDARDSLAARAQARFGPLDTNAQVSYWASMAKAGRQQISARPLLAVKIHAAGSAGGLLMPLSVRSLRVFAGANPQTDTTGERHVAQRTVQFVARGRIGQALALIWRDRLASMPAPAVGILLCAVLFHATLLIAFAIGVFLRRSRRLLWLLLPILYFVLSTGPVGEARFRVPIEPLLCIIAAVALTRPHQAQTKSQ
- the infC gene encoding translation initiation factor IF-3 produces the protein MRFQSRRRSPKSRRKTTYPGKVARDAFKDRPRVNEQIRVPYVKVIGSDKKLIGILPTRDAVGLARRQGLDLVVLVPTEEPPVAGIVDFGRYLYEQKVRLRESKKKQHATEVREMRMKMKIGPGDYEVKIRKMREFLADKDRIRITLFVRGREIVHADLGMKLMDRLSQDLSDVARVEAPPRLQTEGRKSIQMMLVPK
- the thrS gene encoding threonine--tRNA ligase, with the protein product MINVTVSGEARQLEPGVAVGQVLADPNAVAARVDGRLVDLTFRLEQDARVEPVAYDSEEGREVYWHSASHLMAQAVKQLYPSAKVTIGPAVPEGFYYDFDVEKPFTETDLAKIEERMYELAKQKIPIVHKFLPRKDAIDLFKTRDESYKLELIEGIPDESISVYEQGDFVDLCRGPHVTSTGKIKAVKLLSVAGAYWHADEKNRMLSRVYGVAFPSKEMLKEYLDRLEEAKRRDHRKLGPALDLFSFHEEAGAGLAFWHPKGATVRRLIQQYWEKEHLAAGYQLVLTPHIARAGLWRTSGHLDYYAENMYVLDVEEEQYVLKPMNCPGHMLIYRTKVHSYRDLPLRMGEWGTVYRRERSGVLHGMMRVRGFTQDDAHIFCTPEQVEDEVFGVVSLSVKMLRAFGFEKFKVDLSVRDPKHLDKYLGTDEQWNLGEQSLIRALDRVGLPYKRAEGEAVFYGPKIDIKLLDSLGREWQCPTCQFDFNEGVRFNLNYMGQDGQHHPVYLVHRTILGGIERFMGILVEHFGGAFPVWLAPVQARVLSVTDTEIGYAREVGQKLEAAGIRVEIDLKSDKINLKVSEAERQKIPFMLVVGGREAAQGTVSVRRHGKGNLGAVSVEAALAQIKEENNVPG
- a CDS encoding 50S ribosomal protein L35 encodes the protein MKQKTKSLSSLKKRIKRTAGGKFLYRNSNRSHNNSSKSKRRKRGLNVPTVLDGERARRLSELVPYK